A window of the Serinus canaria isolate serCan28SL12 chromosome 27, serCan2020, whole genome shotgun sequence genome harbors these coding sequences:
- the LIMD2 gene encoding LIM domain-containing protein 2: protein MFQATGAASPAPAHEAKSSSGGSTVQRSKSFSLKAQVKEMCTACQKTVYPMERLVADKFVFHNSCFCCKHCHTKLSLGSYAALHGEFYCKPHFQQLFKSKGNYDEGFGRRQHKELWVHKEVESGTKSA, encoded by the exons aTGTTCCAGGCCAcgggagctgccagcccagccccagctcat gAGGCCAAAAGCAGCTCAGGAGGCAGCACAGTGCAGCGCTCCAAG TCCTTCAGCCTGAAGGCACAGGTGAAGGAGATGTGCACTGCCTGCCAGAAAACCGTGTACCCCATGGAGCGCCTGGTGGCCGACAAATTCGTCTTCCACAactcctgcttctgctgcaagCACTGCCACACCAAACTCAG cctgggcagctaCGCCGCGCTCCACGGGGAGTTCTACTGCAAGCCccacttccagcagctcttcaaGAGTAAAGGCAACTACGACGAAGGCTTTGGGCGCCggcagcacaaggagctgtgggtgcaCAAGGAGGTGGAGAGCGGCACCAAGTCGGCGTGA